A window of Sphingobacterium kitahiroshimense genomic DNA:
ATTTGCGGTACAAGGGCCTAAAGCAGCTGATGCTTTACAATCTTTGACAGATATTGAACTAGCATCTATGGAATACTACTCTTTTGCTAAAGGTACCTTTGCTGGAGTAGAAAATGTGCTGGTATCAGCTACAGGTTATACTGGTGCTGGTGGTTTTGAAATCTATGTTGCTAACGAAGATGCTCAAAAAGTTTGGGATGCTATATTTGAAGCTGGAGCAGCTTACGGTATTAAACCAATCGGTTTAGGCGCGCGTGATACGCTTCGTTTAGAAATGGGCTTCTGCTTATATGGCAATGATATTGATGATACAACTTCTCCTTTAGAAGGCGGTTTAGGATGGGTAACAAAATTCACGAAGGAATTTGTTAACTCGGCGAATCTAAAAGCGGAAAAAGAAGCTGGTATCAAGAAAAAACTAGTAGGATTTGAAATGATTGACCGTGGTATTGCACGTCATGATTACGAAATCGTAGATGCTGAAGGAAACAAAATTGGTCGTGTAACTTCAGGAACACAATCTCCAACATTGAAAAAATCAATCGGTTTAGGCTATGTAGATAATGCTTTCGCTAAAGAAGGCACTGAAATCTTCATCAGTATCCGTAACCAAAGTATAAAAGCAAAAGTGGTAAAACCACCATTTGTTAAGTAATAATAAAAAGGGGGCAATTGAAAAATTAGCCCCCCTTTTTATTGCTTGTTCTTTTCTAATCTTCTTCGCTCTTCCTCTTTCTTTAAATCAATCCTAACTTTCTTAATAAGTACACGTTTAAAGAAAATAAAGACGACCAATAGCGCGATCGAAATACCACAGACTAAAATGTTTCCTGCTTCATAAGACTTATAGCCATAATAAACTGCACCTACTATCAGTAAGTTGATTAGAATATTTAAAATAAAATTTTTTGTCATAAGATTACTTTTTAGCAATTACCTTCTCCCTAAATTTGAAGAAATAAAATAGACCCGCT
This region includes:
- the gcvT gene encoding glycine cleavage system aminomethyltransferase GcvT, which codes for MKNTALTDTHIALGAKMVPFAGFNMPVQYSGINDEHETVRTGVGVFDVSHMGEFILKGEKALDLIQMVSSNDASKLYDGKIQYGYLPNETGGIVDDFLTYRIDENTYFLVVNASNIEKDWNWISKYNSFGVDMKNISDETSLFAVQGPKAADALQSLTDIELASMEYYSFAKGTFAGVENVLVSATGYTGAGGFEIYVANEDAQKVWDAIFEAGAAYGIKPIGLGARDTLRLEMGFCLYGNDIDDTTSPLEGGLGWVTKFTKEFVNSANLKAEKEAGIKKKLVGFEMIDRGIARHDYEIVDAEGNKIGRVTSGTQSPTLKKSIGLGYVDNAFAKEGTEIFISIRNQSIKAKVVKPPFVK
- a CDS encoding DUF6358 family protein: MTKNFILNILINLLIVGAVYYGYKSYEAGNILVCGISIALLVVFIFFKRVLIKKVRIDLKKEEERRRLEKNKQ